One segment of Dolichospermum sp. DET69 DNA contains the following:
- a CDS encoding S-layer family protein, with amino-acid sequence MKLNLSGTTLIQQLILQIITGLIVAANTGIVKAQLTPDNTVGSTTRSDTVKGLTSDIIEGGATRGTNLFHSFTNFNVDAGKGVYFSNPADINNILTRVTGSSQSNIFGTLGVLGNANLFLINPNGISFGPNAQLDVKGSFVASTADKIVFDNYEFTTTNPTAPPLLTVNIPLGLGFRNNPGDINVNLAGSTLAFNNGQGLKVPQDKTLALIGGNVNINGNGVDAEGLRAGILSPGSQIQLGGLTQTGTVNFNENFYSTFPQGVTRGNVSLSNGAEINVRAAGGGSITINSRNLNVNENSRVRGGIQKNLGSVNAQAGNIDINNIEQVTLDNAVIANIVDEFGKGNAGNINIHTSSLTLKNDSTINTSVFAASSEGNGGNITIDTANLTLENGNFISADTNGKGNAGNVAIKATQGVTVGEKAVLSSDVNDTAQGNSGGITIDTATLTLENGSFIGADTRGKGNAGSVAIKATQGVNVRGWLSSDVKGTAQGNSGGITIDTSTLTLENGGFISADTRGKGNAGSVAIKATQGVTVGEKALLSSDVTDTAQGNGGNVTIDTSTLTLKNGGFISADTKGKGNAGNVAIQANQGVTVGGFLSSGVTDTGEGNGGGITIDTSSLTLENGGIISTSILGKGDAGNITINATQGVNVRGGLSSGVFNTGEGNSGDITITTPTLNLENGGIISTSILGKGDAGNITINAIQGVTVGGLLTSGVFSTIETIDRNSGGKVTINTSTLTVENGGSINASTYGKGDAGNIAIKATQGVNVRGELTSDVKNTAQGNSGGINIDTSTLTLKNGGLINASTYGKGNAGNIAIQATQGVTVGGLLSSGVTATGEGNSGGITIDTSSLTLENGGFINASTFGKGNAGNIAIQATQGVNVGGLLTSGVTDTGVGNSGGITIDTSTLTLENGGFINASTSGKGNAGDIVISAYQGVTIGGYLSSGVFSTGEGNSGGITIKAGDINIKGVGDNNITSQINTTTSGKGNAGDINISASNITIDQGVVYSSALGDGEGKGGNININTSNLTLKNGYISTETTSKGDAGNIQLGITDNLKLTNSTISSGTDSTGKAGSINIDPKFYYNSCIVGGCVTIFISEYNVSTLIELDSSQITVNSQGSADGGNITLIGNNLNLNNSTISASTKSGQGGNITLNIPDTIRQNNSQIEASAGDKGNGGNVTINTNFIIGNSSENRISANAKQGAGGNIKITTQGIFGYKDNQIDASSETGVNGVVETKTPEVDPSQGLIDLPENLLTAAIITNSCRQGQNSLIVKGRGGLALTSDQLPSSSEVEVSLIASTSVKSSSAINPTSANIEKTAFKTIIPAQGWEINSQGDVVLVGHSTGNPAERVNTAITCASN; translated from the coding sequence ATGAAGCTTAACCTATCTGGAACAACCCTAATTCAACAATTAATATTACAGATTATCACTGGCTTAATTGTCGCTGCTAATACTGGGATAGTTAAGGCGCAACTGACACCGGATAATACCGTTGGTTCTACTACTAGAAGTGATACTGTTAAGGGACTTACCAGTGATATCATTGAGGGAGGAGCAACCCGTGGTACTAATTTATTTCACAGTTTCACTAATTTTAATGTAGATGCTGGTAAGGGAGTTTATTTTAGTAACCCTGCTGATATTAACAACATTTTAACCAGGGTTACTGGCAGCAGTCAGTCAAATATTTTCGGAACTTTAGGGGTGTTAGGTAATGCTAACCTGTTTTTAATTAATCCCAATGGTATTAGTTTTGGTCCAAATGCTCAGTTAGATGTCAAAGGTTCTTTTGTCGCTTCCACTGCGGATAAAATTGTTTTTGATAACTACGAGTTTACTACCACTAATCCCACAGCGCCACCGTTGTTAACTGTGAATATTCCTCTAGGGTTAGGTTTCCGCAATAATCCTGGGGATATTAATGTTAATCTAGCTGGTTCTACCCTAGCATTTAATAACGGTCAGGGATTGAAAGTTCCTCAAGACAAAACCCTAGCCCTAATTGGTGGTAATGTCAATATTAATGGTAATGGTGTTGATGCAGAAGGATTGAGAGCGGGAATTTTATCACCGGGAAGTCAGATACAATTGGGTGGTTTAACCCAGACGGGAACTGTTAATTTCAACGAAAATTTCTACTCAACCTTTCCTCAAGGTGTGACTAGGGGAAATGTCAGTTTAAGTAATGGTGCTGAAATCAATGTCCGTGCTGCTGGTGGTGGTAGTATTACCATAAATTCCCGAAATTTGAATGTGAATGAGAATAGTAGGGTGCGTGGGGGGATACAAAAGAATTTAGGTTCAGTAAATGCTCAAGCAGGGAATATTGACATTAATAATATTGAGCAAGTCACCCTAGATAATGCGGTTATTGCTAATATTGTAGACGAGTTTGGTAAGGGGAATGCTGGGAATATTAATATCCACACTTCATCTTTAACCTTGAAAAATGATAGTACGATTAATACTAGTGTCTTTGCTGCCTCTAGTGAAGGGAATGGGGGTAACATCACTATTGATACTGCAAATTTAACTCTGGAAAATGGTAATTTCATTAGTGCCGATACCAATGGTAAAGGTAATGCTGGAAATGTTGCAATTAAGGCTACCCAAGGGGTGACTGTGGGGGAAAAAGCCGTGCTATCTAGTGACGTAAACGATACAGCACAAGGAAATAGCGGGGGTATTACTATTGATACTGCAACTTTAACTCTGGAAAATGGTAGTTTTATTGGTGCCGATACCAGAGGTAAAGGTAATGCTGGAAGTGTTGCAATTAAGGCTACCCAAGGGGTCAATGTCCGGGGGTGGCTATCTAGTGACGTAAAAGGTACAGCACAGGGGAATAGTGGAGGTATTACTATTGATACTTCAACTTTAACCCTGGAAAATGGTGGTTTTATTAGTGCCGATACCAGAGGTAAAGGTAATGCTGGAAGTGTTGCAATTAAGGCTACCCAAGGGGTGACTGTCGGGGAAAAAGCCCTGCTATCTAGTGACGTAACCGATACAGCACAAGGGAATGGAGGTAACGTTACTATTGATACTTCAACTTTAACTCTGAAAAATGGTGGTTTTATTAGTGCCGATACCAAAGGTAAAGGTAATGCTGGGAATGTTGCAATTCAGGCTAACCAAGGGGTGACTGTCGGGGGATTTCTATCTAGTGGGGTAACGGATACAGGAGAGGGAAATGGTGGAGGTATTACTATTGATACTTCTTCTTTAACCCTGGAAAATGGTGGTATTATTAGTACCAGTATTCTTGGTAAAGGTGATGCGGGAAATATCACAATTAACGCTACCCAAGGGGTAAATGTCCGAGGGGGCCTATCTAGTGGGGTATTCAATACAGGAGAGGGAAATAGCGGGGATATCACTATTACCACTCCTACTCTAAATTTGGAAAATGGTGGTATTATTAGTACCAGTATTCTTGGTAAAGGTGATGCGGGAAATATCACAATTAACGCTATTCAAGGGGTGACTGTCGGGGGACTCCTAACTAGTGGGGTATTCAGTACAATAGAGACAATAGATAGAAATAGCGGGGGTAAAGTCACCATTAATACTTCAACTTTAACTGTGGAAAATGGTGGTTCTATTAATGCCAGTACCTATGGTAAAGGTGATGCTGGGAATATCGCAATTAAGGCTACTCAAGGGGTAAATGTCCGGGGAGAGCTAACTAGTGACGTAAAAAATACAGCACAGGGGAATAGTGGGGGTATTAATATTGATACTTCAACTTTAACTCTGAAAAATGGTGGTCTTATTAATGCCAGTACCTATGGCAAAGGTAATGCTGGGAATATCGCAATTCAGGCTACCCAAGGGGTGACTGTCGGGGGACTGCTATCTAGTGGAGTAACGGCTACAGGAGAGGGAAATAGCGGGGGTATTACTATTGATACTTCTTCTTTAACCCTGGAAAATGGTGGTTTTATTAATGCCAGTACCTTTGGTAAAGGTAATGCTGGGAATATCGCAATTCAGGCTACCCAAGGAGTAAATGTCGGGGGACTCCTAACTAGTGGGGTAACGGATACAGGAGTGGGAAATAGTGGGGGTATTACTATTGATACTTCAACTTTAACCCTGGAAAATGGTGGTTTTATTAATGCCAGTACCAGTGGTAAAGGTAATGCTGGGGACATCGTAATTAGCGCTTACCAAGGGGTAACTATTGGGGGATATCTATCTAGTGGAGTATTCAGTACGGGAGAGGGAAATAGTGGGGGTATCACTATCAAAGCTGGTGATATAAACATCAAGGGCGTTGGTGACAATAATATTACTTCTCAAATTAATACTACTACTTCTGGTAAAGGTAATGCTGGTGATATTAATATATCAGCAAGTAACATTACCATTGATCAAGGTGTGGTTTATAGTTCTGCGCTTGGAGATGGTGAAGGAAAAGGTGGTAATATCAACATTAATACCTCTAATTTAACATTAAAAAATGGTTATATTAGTACTGAAACTACTAGTAAAGGTGATGCTGGGAATATTCAACTTGGAATCACAGACAACCTCAAATTAACCAATAGTACCATCTCCTCCGGGACAGACTCTACGGGAAAAGCAGGAAGCATTAACATTGACCCCAAATTTTATTATAATTCTTGCATCGTGGGGGGATGTGTTACAATATTCATCTCAGAATATAATGTCTCCACACTGATAGAATTGGATAGTTCTCAAATCACTGTGAATAGTCAAGGATCAGCAGATGGTGGTAATATTACTCTAATAGGAAATAACCTAAATCTGAATAATTCTACCATCTCAGCCAGTACCAAAAGTGGACAGGGCGGTAATATCACCCTGAATATTCCCGATACTATCCGTCAAAATAATAGCCAAATTGAAGCTAGTGCCGGAGACAAGGGTAATGGTGGTAACGTGACAATTAACACTAATTTTATCATTGGTAATAGTAGTGAAAATAGAATTAGTGCTAATGCAAAGCAAGGTGCAGGTGGGAATATCAAGATTACCACCCAGGGAATATTCGGGTATAAAGATAATCAAATTGACGCTAGTTCGGAAACAGGTGTTAATGGAGTTGTAGAAACAAAGACTCCAGAAGTAGACCCTAGTCAAGGATTAATTGATTTACCTGAAAATTTACTCACTGCTGCCATTATCACCAATTCTTGCCGTCAAGGACAAAATTCATTAATAGTTAAAGGTAGGGGGGGTTTAGCCTTGACTTCAGATCAACTGCCTAGTAGTAGTGAGGTAGAAGTAAGTTTAATTGCCTCCACATCTGTAAAATCATCATCAGCAATTAACCCTACATCTGCAAACATAGAAAAAACAGCATTTAAAACCATTATTCCAGCCCAGGGTTGGGAAATCAATAGTCAGGGAGATGTGGTTTTGGTCGGTCATTCCACAGGAAACCCCGCTGAGAGAGTCAATACTGCTATTACTTGTGCATCAAATTAA